AAGAAAGAACCAAAGTTATTACACAGTTCCAAAATAAGAATATTTTTATGTCCCTTCATTTTGATagggagaagaggaagagaagttCATTCAGGATACAGTTTAGAAATACCCCTGTTTGATGCCAACCATAGCAGTTTCATGCCATGACAAAATGGAGTTTCCGTGAGTGCTAGAAAATGCActaaataagctccaataagggCTCTTTGGTTTACATCAAGATGGGTACATATGTCAAACATATGAAAAACAGTAAAGGACCTAAAGGTAAAACTTACCCCATATTCGGATACAGGAATCCCCTGTTGGGCATCTAACAAATATGCTTGTCTCCGTGTCAACCACTGCATGGAATTAACCAAACTAGAACTTGAAAGAGGACCAAAAGAGAGATAAGAAACAATGAAGGAAACAGCCTCTCCAAACATGTGCAGCTGATAGGTCATTTAGTAACAAAAATAGAATGACATGTTAAGCAAAAAAGTTTTTCTTAGTGCATTTTAATTATGAAAAGTGGAAACAAAGTCATAGAAACATCTAATGGGTAACATAGAGAACCGCTAACCTTCCTGATTGACAGGCTAGCAATACAAAGGAGACCACAGTAGCTAAAAAGTAACCAGATGAGGAAGCCCCATTTCTGACCCAGTCCAGGCAACTGCACATAATTATTTAGATTAAGCACTATGCATTTGTTTAAAAAAGTACCATTGagtattatataaaaataaaacgtACACAGGTTTTAGAATTGTTGAACCACAGGGTACCAGTTATTGTCCAAGCCCAAAGAAATGGGTAGAAAAGCATTGAAAGGATTGAAAGCACAACTACTCTTCCACAAAATCGAGCATACCTCTGCTGCCACCCAAAATCTCTAGAAGCATTGGCAAAAGAGTGGACAAATAAAAGCATCTGAATTAGTAAATTGATTTCACAAATTCCTAAAAATCCAGACCAGTTTAGTGAGTTTTATGTCatgaaatcagagaaatcagcCACGAAAAAAATGATTTTGCACTTGAGTTTCTGACCCTTAACAGTCAAGTAAAATTAAGTGAAATGAAAACCGGAAACTTCATATTCCAAAGTGTAATATATAAAAAGTAACTTCCCATTAAATCACAGGACACAGTGACTATCTATTTATAGAAATTTGGCCATACATTTCTACAGTATAGGCTTAACCCAAGCCATGCTATCTATAGCAGGAATTGCCGCACCATTTCAAGCAAATGGCTACACTACCTGAACAACTATTCTCTAATGTTAAAAGCTAAAACCAAAAAGTCCTACCCATACTAAACACGGTCACATTGATTTCATCTAGATTGATTCCATTAACAATCTATTAGTTGACACCCTGATTATTCTATGTGcaaaaataatagtaataacaaAATGCAAGCCCTCCCTTGACCCTTATTCAGATATCCCTAATTTTCAATCAAATACCACACCTCATATATCATCAATTCATTCATTGTACTCCAATTTCACCCAGACTTTCTAGTTCCTATATTAACAAATGCACTTACAATTTTCTTTATTCAAATTGGAATAAGAAATTCGAGAACAATAACCTCAAAAGATGAAAGATTGAAAGGCCTTACAAACCCATTCCCGAAGCAAGGCCATTATCAACAAACATCAAAACCCGGAAAACAAAAACAGTAGTGTAGTGAACCTGCAccatcaaaagaaaaacaacaatTGCATAACTTCTGAGTCAACAACATCAAGAAACCAGAAATAGCAATCTAGtaatcaaaaaatcaaaaaatcaaaaaaccaatcattaaataaataaaaaaaaccctaCCACAATCCAAATGTGCAACGGGTGAGCACACGAATGGTACCGCTTCCAATTAATAGCCACAATAGCTCTATAAGTCAAATTGTCAAAGAAAATACAGATTATGCGATAACCCATTTGCTGAATTTGATGAAATTCATgtttaatttcattctttttgctcATCATAGTAATGAAAAATTTGGAAGAATGAAAGAAAAACTAGGAGAATCAAGCAGAAGGTGAAAATTGTTGAAGGATACACACTGATGGCGAGCATGGACAAGAAAAAGCCATCGTACCTGCAAGCAAGAAGCGTGTTTCGATTCGATGATCATCAAATTGGGATGAAGAGAATGAAGAGAGAAAGATCGAGATCGAGACTAACCATTTGAAATAGACTCCTCTGACGGCCATGGCGGGAGGGGAAACCCTAGAATGAAGCGGTGTCGTATCAGGGGGTTATACAGCAGTGGAAAATGCATGGAAGTTGGAGGAGAGGGGAATTGGAGATGGAGAAGGATGTTTCATGAAATGAGTTGTTGATCTTCAATTTGGACATTGAAGGCAAGAGAGAGCGAGGGAGGGAATTGAATAGTGATTAGTTATAACTGAAGTGAACTCACCCACTCTTTACCTTCATTTTCACCTTATTTTACCCTTTTTTTCATCATCCAAAAATTTAATAGTGATTAGTTTAGTCATTTTTAAGGAtcaattttaatgtttttttttatgcatGGTTTGAAACGGGCATTGAAGTCAATAAGTCATCATGAAGTATCTATAACTACTACAAAGGGCTTACATTTTTTCCACTATTCACGAGGCGTTTGTTTTACGGATTGAAAAAGGATTCCCGGGAATGTTTGGGCCGGAATCTACATTCCAGTGTTTGGTAGCAGATTTGAAAAACATATACCCGGGTATCTTCCATTCCTGGGTAAGTCATATGCCCATTCAGAAGCCTTTCTCATTCCTGAAGAAAAGGGAATGGAATTTTTTGTGGGAAATTCCCTAATTACCACTACCCACGTTTTTTTTTGCTGAACCCGGGAAGTGAAGAACGGATCCCGCCCGTTTTGCCACTACCCACAATTTTTTCTGGAGGAATCCCAGAAAGTCTCTAACTGAATCCTCAGTGTCGTTGTATATATTGTGACCTGCATTAAGTTCCAATCATCATCCCTCTCTAGATCTGGCTCACCTTGCTCTGTGCAGGTTAGAAAGTTTCGTTTTTTGTGCCCAGATTTTTCATATGTGGTGCGGATGAACATACCCATTGCTTTTGCTATATATATGTCGTGCTTTTCACCTAGCTACCCCCTTTTCAATTTGCTTTTGCATAGAGTCATTTTGCTATATCCAACGCCCCTTAGTCAAAAAATTTCACTTGCTTTTTCTATATCCATTTCAATTTTCCCATCAAGTTTCTAACTTTGCTGCTATTGACCCACCTACTTCTTTGTTTTAGGTGGTGTTTGTGGCCCTGACTATCTAAATTGGTGTGAGAAGTTGGACCCAACACTAGCTCAGTTCTCATTCCTTCGAAGGTACCCTTAATTTGCaatgttattttttcaattaattgCTTTAGTTTATATTATCTTTTTCTCTTGTGTATGTGTTTGATTATTGTACTGATTTAGCCTTTTTTTAAGTTGGATGATAAACTCTATACCCAGTAGTTAAGCAAAATTTAATCTTTCTCAATCTCAAGCACTTTTTTTCCTacttttgtttttcttcatttATACTATTCTCGAATGATTTAACTGAGTTCATCTAATATTTACTCAAGGGTATATATGCACAAGGGGCTACTGGAACAAAACAGATGTAGTTTCTTTAGCTTTTTAGATGAACTTACACTTCATTTTTCATTAGTTAACTAAGTCTGAATTCCATTATAGGCCTATACTTTCAATGTGTGTCTGTCATGTATCTTAGTTATTGGAATGGTTATTTGTTTTGCATGCTGatctttcaaaatttaaatctgAACAAATTGTTTCCAGTTCTGTTTTAGTTTCTTGCCATCCCTTTTCTTGAACCATTTTATTTACTATTTTTATGTGTATGTGAGATAGTATTATGGAGATCTTCcaagtataatttaattttgatcATGGCAGAATCGATGGAACCACGACAAAGGAAGAAAAGGATTGTAgcaatattaataatatatttacAGATGTTGAATTGCTTAGCTTTGTTTATGATGTTTATATGCTACCATGTTCTAAGTAGGCGGTTGAAAAAGCGAAAGAGATCATGGGATTGTTATGAAAGAAGTTTAATTCGAGAGGTCCATTTCCATAGGATTATTTTCATGAATGATGTGGCTTGTATTGAGAATACAAGAATGGATAGAGCGGCATTTCATAAGCTGTGTGAAATGTTGAGAACTGTAGGTGGACTACTTCCTACTAGGCATATGTGTGTTGAAGAGTTAGTGGCCATGTTCTTACACATACTAGCACATCATGCAAAAAACCGAataataaaaagacaatttgTTAGGTCGGGGGAAACAATTAGTAGACACTTTTCAAAAGTTTTATTGGCAGTTTTGAGGTGTCATGAAGAATTGTTAAAACAACCTAGGCCTATTTTGGAAAACAGCACTGATGGAAGATGGAAATACTTCCAGGTACATAAGAAAATTAATCAAATCTGTTTTTTATTAACATCTGACTTAAACTTTAGTTGCTATGTATTAACTgttatagttatggaaatgtaTAGAATTGTCTAGGAGCTCTTGATGGCACATACATCAGGGTCAATGTGCCCGAAGCTGAAAAAAGTAAATACAGAACAAGGAAAGGCGAGATAGCTATGAATGTGTTAGGTGTATGTTCTCCGGATATGCAATTCATATATGTTTTGCCTGGGTGGGAGGGTTCAGCTGCTGACTCTAGGGTCCTCAGAGATGCTATTTCTCAACCTAATGGATTAAAGGTTCCTCAAGGTATAGAGTACAAATTTATATAATAAACAATCCATGGTATTATGTATTTTgtcataataatattaattttattcatgATAGGGCATTATTATTTATGTGATGCTGGCTATATGAATGGGGAAGGATTTCTTACTCCTTATAGATCTCAAAGATATCACCTAAGTGAGTGGAGGAATGGAGCACAACCAACTACACCAAAAGAATTTTTCAATATGAAACATTCTTCTGCTAGAAATGTGATTGAAAGATGTTTTGGACTCTTGAAAGGACGGTGGGCTATATTGAGAGAAAAATCATTCTATCCTGTTAAAACCCAAGGAAGAATAATCACTGCTTGTTGTCTTTTACATAACCATATCCGCAAAGAAATGGCTGTGGATCCATTGGAAACAAATTTAGGTGATCTAGATTCCTCAAATGAAGTCATGTTCGGTGACATGATAACCGTCGTGGAACCAAGTGATACATGGAGTCGATGGAGGGATGATTTAGCACAACAAATGTTTAATACATGGAGAGCTGGACATCATTGATAAATTTTATGTCATGTCAtgctattttgtttttttttgtaaattttattttaaatgtacTGTCCACTTTCAGTCATGTATATATCGTGAATTTGGTTTTTATAATTGTTTTATCTATGCAATAATGTATTTGTAATATAGATGGAAGGCACAACTGAATCACAGCAATCAAAAAAACGACAATGGACTGCAGAAGAAGATGCAGTATTGGTGGCTGGTTTGTTGCAATTGGTGGATGATGGATGGAAAGCTGATGCTAACTCGTTTAAACCTGGGTATACAAAAGTATTGGAGAAGCATCTTCAAACAAAGATTCCAGATTGCAAACTGAAAGCAAGTCCTCACATCGAATCAAGAGTAAAGCATATCAAGAAGCAATATTTTGCAATCAAAGATATGTTTGGTCCAAGTGCAAGTGGTTTTGGGTGGGATCCTACTAGGAATATGATTGTGGTAGAAAGAGAAATATACAGAGAATGGTGCAAGGTAATGTGTGATATACCATTTATAatagtattttttaaattaaacatACAATTCATACATCTttttgatacattttttttgtttgatgcAGTCACACCCTGTTGCAGTTGGTTTGTATGGCAAACCGTTTCCTCACTTTGATAGTCTGGATATTGTGTTTGGGAAAGATAGGGCAACAGGAACTCATGCAGAAAGTCCAGCTGATGCCGCATTTGCTATGATGAAGGAGTTTTTTCCAACAGAAGAAGGTGGTGAGCCTGAAGTaaatttgaatgaagatgataacAACAACATTGAGTCTCAATTCCCAGAAGTACCTACATATGACAACACTCAAGGAGCAAGACCAATGGGTCTTGATGCTTCTGGATCTAGAGGTGGACGGCGTGGGTGTAAAAAAGCCAAGCAGAATGATGACATTAGTGAAAGCTTAGCCAATTCAATGAGCAAATTTGGTGAGTTCTATGCTGGAACTGTTGAGAATATTAACCGACTAACATCTTGCTTTTTACCTGAGAAAGAGACAGCTGATCGGAGGACTCAAGTTTACTCAATGTTAAGAGAAATTGAAGGATTGTCTAACGCGGATGTGATAAAGGCAGCTATATTGATCACCAACAACAGTAATCTGAGCGACTGCTTTTTTTCTGTTGATACACTCGAAATGAAGGAGGAATTCGTGCGCTATGTTTTGAATAACAATGGTGTTTGAATTTGTTAGCTTtatatttgttaattttatGAGTACTTAGTATTTAAATTTCGTTTTTAGAAGGACAAGTCTTAATTAAGTTTGAATAATATGCAGTTCTAGTATTATTTCACAATGGTGTTTGAATTTGTAACTGAAAGATTGCATATTTATTGGAGTTCCCAGTTCTATCACAAGGTAAATTGAGCTGCTGCAGAACTGCAATATTTGATGCTGTGAAATTTGCATTTTGAGCTGGTACCGATCTGCAAAATTGGTGTTTGCATCTTCTCTAAGATGTTGCTGCAGCTATATTGGTGTAGTTCTTGGCTGGTTTCGTTTGATATGCTGGTTCACTCACCTTATTGGAGGTTGCCTTGGTCTTGCTCTTTTCATTTCTAGTTAGTTGATGTACTAGTTAGTTTGGTTCTAGCTTTCTAGTCTGTTGTtcttgttctgtttttttttttttttttttttttttttctgtttttgcaTTGTATCTTCCTTTGTTGTTGTTCTCACTTGAGAGAGTTTGTTCTCAAGATCACCTTATTTctaatatattttcattttcaaaaaaaagattgCATATTTATATCAGTTTTTAATTGGTTTTGTTGGTTGGAAACTTTGGTGCTGCAAATGGTATCTATTTGGGATTTGAGGAACTCAGTTGGATTGTGTTTTGGCTTCACTGGTGTGTGCTTTGGTTAATCAAGGTCTGTTGAAATTTTGGTGATTTGTGGGTGGGCTTTTGGCGTGTTCTTGGTGGGCCATGGAGTGGATTTTGGAAGCAATTTTCACCTTCAATAGGAGGCTTGTTAGTGCTGATTTGTTGCAGCATTCCTCTGGTTATTCTACACTCTTGGTGCTTGTTTCATTCCAAAGTCATGAGTGTTATATAAGAACTGGTAGGTCCTATGGTATCCCTTATTTATTTAACACTTGCTTACCCATATTCTGAGTTTCCTGGCACTGTACTGGCTGAATTGATTGTTGAATATTGTTTCCTTTGGAAAGTACTGGTACATGCACCATAATTTGGGGAAATAATAAAATGTTGTTTTACTTCATATTTACAGTTTTTTCCATGTGAGCCTCAGCTTTCCTTCTTATTTCAGCGGACAAGAGTACAGGATTGGCATATTTTGGAAGTGAGTCCTGCTGTTGCTTCTTCTCCCTAAGCCAGTTCTCAGCTTCAACACATTCATTTAAGACCTTTGTTTCTCGTTGATCTCAATGTGATCAAATTTAGGATCCTTTGACATTGTAGCTTCTCTGTAACTATTTATACAATAGGTAAACTGATCAATTATTATACCCCTCTCAGTGTATTCTTTGTAACGCACTTCGATTGGATCACCTTGCATTTTTAGTTCTTCAAATAAATATAAACGTTAGTATGGTGGTTATATAACAAGGGTATTTTAAGAATTTTCCAATCTATTCCCAGGAATATACATTTTGAACCAAACATATATTGTAATTATACCCAGGAATATTGGAAAAGATTCCCGGGAATTGATTTTGTGAACCAAACAGATTTTTTAAAGATGCCTGGGAATAGCATTCCCATCATAATATTCCCGGGAACAACATTCCCGGGTATCCTTTTCCAATCCGTGAAACAAACGCCCCCTCACATAAGGGTTTTTCTCCCATGTAATGAAGGTCTATTTTAAACTTATTATGTGGTTACTTTTTGTTATTTTAGCTGGTGGTAATCAACTTTATTTGCCTTTTCAGTTTTCACCACTTTTCTACTTTTCTGAgtacttttcatgttttttcaTCTTCTCTGATATCTAATGTTACTTTTGCAGAAAAACTGAACTTTTGAGCATACTTTTTTGATAGTTTAAAACCATTAtaacttttcttcttcatctattTAATCCCTCCAACCACCCACATTCGAAGCTTTTTGTTCATAACCTATTACTCTCGTGCTTTGGTGGTGATAAGGTGGGGTTTTGATGGCGGGGTGTGGCGACAAGAAAGGAGATGATGGTCTCGTGATTGGGTTGCGAGGTAGAGCATTGGATTCGATTCCGATTTCAATTTCTCAGTCTCTTATTACTTCAGGTTCCACATCCAATCCTCACAACGTACTTTATTTTCAATTCAGATTCTTACttcttttattttgatttcTCAGTCGAAGTCGCATGCATTGCTTCAATTTCAAGTTCAGATTAAAGTTCCTCAAAATTTCTACACGGCATTGAGTACAAGGTTGAGGAGGCTTATTAGTTTAGGGAAGCTGGAAAAGGTAGATTAATTATCTATACTGCTTTTATAATGTGATACTTTCATTCATGAGCAAAAtagttttttcaaaattttcatgatTTCAGTTTTAGCCTGGATTAGGAAGCATATGCTAAATGCTAAATTTAGTCTTTGATTTGAGATTACTTTGTCACTGGAAGAGTTTCAGCATGTCGTCGCTTGGAATTCTTCCAATTATCTGATAACCATGTTCCGGTTCAATGTGTAGAATAATAAGAGAAATTTTCTTTGAGTGAACTTTGTTTTGATTCAAATTCTTAGTTCAGTTCTGATTGTAAGCAATGTTGCTTACTTTGACTATGTTCCATCTATATATTGCAGGTTGTAATTGATTCATAGCCTTCGATAGTGGCTGTACTTGCATCTTTGTTATTTAGTGAGTCAGTTAGAGTTTTTGGAGTTGCTGGGCTTGTACTTTGTGTCAAGTGTTCTTCTCAAGGAGTTTCTTGTCAAGCAGCTCCAAAACTCTGAGATTTTGAGGCGTGAGGAAGTTGGGAGTTACcaattgaggaagaagaaatcCAACATGCCAAGTGGGTTTGTTGATGTTTCAATTCGTGTTTTTAAGGACAAGGAAGAGGTAGATTCACACCTAGGTATATGGTTATTTCACAACCttcaaatgaaataaaaataattactttTTGATCCACTATAGTTCTTTTTTTCTGCTTTCTTACCCAGTTCTTAATTCACTATACTCAAATTGGGTGTCATGCTTTTGTGGAAAAGTTGACAACTTTGATTGAAGTTTAAGTAAATGTCTGGTTTCACCATTCCCACATAAGTCTAGGCATGTTTGCTATTAGCTTTTAACTAGAACTGTTATCGAGCATTTCACTTCGGAAccaaacatgttattaagtGTGTCTGTTATAAGTTAAAACTAAAGTTAGAGTATTGTGTTTTGATTaaatgtttggatcagcttctcaTTCAGCAAAATCAACTCTGAAACCCAGAAGCTACTCCTATAAGCTTCACCCTGTAATTGAGTCCATAGAATGAGTTCCTTTTACTTTTGTATATTAGAGTGAAATGTTGTTTCTAAGATCAACCAACTGATAACTAGACATGACTAaatttttaaaagtattttcaaGTGATTTCAGCTCTATATTTTGTTATACAGGTGGGGGGAAGGAATATTTCTCTCAGATCATGGAAAGAAGGGTGGATTTGGACAAGCGTATCCACAACAAATGGCTCTAGCTTCATTCCATGGACTAGAAAAACAAGAACAAATCAATAACCCTCACTCACATCCAGTTCCATTTCCTACAAACTACTCGAACCCATATGTGGGTGGACCAAGCTACCCTGCAACTGCTGGACCGAGTTATCAACCACCCCGAACTCATCCACCACCAGTccaccactgccgccaccactCTCAAATGCTGGTTATCATTCCTCGATATATTGCAGGTTATAATTGACTCAGCCTTCAACAGTGGTTGTACTTGCAGCTTTGTTATTTGGTGAGTCAGTTAGAGTTGTTGGAGTTGCTTGGCTTGTACTTTGTGTCATATTAGATGTTATGTAGTCAGtaatattctctctctctctcctccctGCCCCCTTCTGCGCCTGGTGAGTCAATTAATATGATATATGTAGTCTGAGTTTCCCTCATCACGCcaatttcttttcttcattttgCAGTTTCTTTTTCTCTAAAATTTTCTGCCTTTGCTCACAAGGGGCTCCTGGTATTCAGTAACCAGGGTTCCAGTTTCTCTGTTGCACCATTTTCTtctatgtattttttatttattttagttttcattGTGTTTTTCATGCATGTAGTCTGTTACTTGTTCTTATTTCTTTTCTGGATTTCGGTTTTCGGATAGTGCAGGTGTGTGATTGAAGCCACTTGGAGGAGGTATGTGTTTGGGCCTCAGATTAAGTTTTGATTTAATGTTAATCAAGTATTTGGTTTCTATCTATGCCCCCTGATCAATAATGACTAAAAATATGAAAAGCATTGTCTTGATGCAAGGATAAAATGATATATTGCAACTTGATACATAATATGAATGTTAGTAAgatggttttgtttgttttcaaataataaaatttgtacAGTACTTTTTTCCTCAAACACAATTTCCTgtcatttcaattttatttgagGTGTAGActactaattttttttgttctctGTTACTTTCTTTTAATAGCTAATATCTATTTGTTCTATGTTTAGCATTGAATTTCTGGTTCCAGTTCCTGAACACTTGAGAACTGATGTGTGTGGGGTTCTGTTGTTGGTAAGCAATCCGACTCTTTCCATGAATAGGGTTTAATTTTGGCATTTAGCCACGTGTCTATGTAGTTCTTAACTCATTTTGTTAATATGTCCTCTTTAGGTCGTGTTTGGCTTCTTAGAAATTGAGAACTTGGAAAAGGTAGAACTAGAGGAGAAGATTAAAGAAAACTTACAAGCAACGCCATATATCAAGGTAGACCTTGACATTCATATCTTCATGTTAATATTTTTGTTCTTTCTTGTGGTTCTCTGCTCTGTCTCTAGAATGTTGTGATGTTTTGCAAACAATATTGAGTCTCTCTCCACAACACACAAAGTTGTCTggtatgagttttttattttgcCTCTCATACTGTATTTTCTTCTTTGTCAGGCAAAACACAGTTTAACTATAGATATGTGGCGGACGGGAGATCCGACACATTTAGGTGGGGCTATCTACATCCCTGAGTGTGCTTTCATTTCATACGAAAAACTTGTGCTTCTTTCATCGAATGGGATTTGAGTGCAGAAGAAGTTTTGGGTGTCAGATGGAAGGTATGAATAGTAAGAGTACTTTTGTCCATCCTACTTTCAGTAGTTTAGTTATTTCTTCTCTTATTATGTTTCACCCCATGATTCCTTAGCATTTTGTAGATATTCACACCATCCCCTTCCAAACTCTGCCTTGGTTAGCTTTGCATCATTTGATTTGGGAGTTGGGTTGTGGTAGTTGATTTTTGTTCTTGATTTTTAAACTTTTGTATCATCATCTATCACCTCAATCCACATGCAGTAGATATCCCACATAGTaacttttaatttgattttggttGTCTTAATATTTTGATTGACGCATATAAAGATAACCCAAATAGAGGAAATTAGCGTTAGACAATATTCCTCCTAAGTCCTAATAATAGAAATTGTCAACTATTTTATTGATTGCAGAATAAAACCTACATTGGAAGTTTCTGCAGCTACCCCAAATGCAAGGTCAGAGAATGATGCTGCTGATAATTTTAGCTGCTCTAAGAACAAGTGTGACTCTGAGGTTTTAGATCACGAGGAAGAAAGTTACTTAAATTCTTTACTCAGTCTTGAACATGAAGACTCTGAGTGGCTCTTAGATTCAAAATCTGACGGATTTTTATCTGAGAACTCTTCAACCCCTCTTAGCTACAACTGTGAATCTTTCAACAGGATCTCAGATGTGAATCTTTCTCTTAGCCCTTATTATGAGACAAGTTGAGGTATTGAGATTCTTCCTTCAGCCTCTACTATTTGTTCATTGACTGAAGTGCATTGTGGATGTTAGAAGATAATATGTCAATGGAGAATCTATTAGAAGCTGCAAACATGGAAGAGCTATGTGGGCCATTTAAAGGGAAATCCAATTGGAATTCTGAGGAACCAAACATTCCTTCTCAACTGCTACATTCACTCAATATAATATGTAGGTGTGCGGTGTTAGCAAAGCTTCGATGCTGATTAAATAACTGGAATAAATAGAATGATTCAAAACTTGGAAAAGCTATGTCATTGCCTTGCAATTGAAAATCAATTTACTATCTGGATAGAAGTCATTTTAAG
This is a stretch of genomic DNA from Lotus japonicus ecotype B-129 chromosome 1, LjGifu_v1.2. It encodes these proteins:
- the LOC130734532 gene encoding E3 ubiquitin-protein ligase SIS3-like; the encoded protein is MAVRGVYFKWYDGFFLSMLAISVAIVAINWKRYHSCAHPLHIWIVVHYTTVFVFRVLMFVDNGLASGMGLDFGWQQRYARFCGRVVVLSILSMLFYPFLWAWTITGTLWFNNSKTCLPGLGQKWGFLIWLLFSYCGLLCIASLSIRKWLTRRQAYLLDAQQGIPVSEYGVLIEMIRVPDWAFEAAGQETRGMGQDVTPYHPGIYLTPAQREAVEALIQELPKFSLKAVPTDCSECLVCLEEFHEGNEVRGLPCAHNFHVECIDEWLRLNVKCPRCRCSVFPNLDLSALSNIHSEPQV
- the LOC130734530 gene encoding protein ANTAGONIST OF LIKE HETEROCHROMATIN PROTEIN 1-like isoform X1, with amino-acid sequence MEPRQRKKRIVAILIIYLQMLNCLALFMMFICYHVLSRRLKKRKRSWDCYERSLIREVHFHRIIFMNDVACIENTRMDRAAFHKLCEMLRTVGGLLPTRHMCVEELVAMFLHILAHHAKNRIIKRQFVRSGETISRHFSKVLLAVLRCHEELLKQPRPILENSTDGRWKYFQNCLGALDGTYIRVNVPEAEKSKYRTRKGEIAMNVLGVCSPDMQFIYVLPGWEGSAADSRVLRDAISQPNGLKVPQGHYYLCDAGYMNGEGFLTPYRSQRYHLSEWRNGAQPTTPKEFFNMKHSSARNVIERCFGLLKGRWAILREKSFYPVKTQGRIITACCLLHNHIRKEMAVDPLETNLGDLDSSNEVMFGDMITVVEPSDTWSRWRDDLAQQMFNTWRAGHH
- the LOC130734530 gene encoding protein ANTAGONIST OF LIKE HETEROCHROMATIN PROTEIN 1-like isoform X2, which translates into the protein MNDVACIENTRMDRAAFHKLCEMLRTVGGLLPTRHMCVEELVAMFLHILAHHAKNRIIKRQFVRSGETISRHFSKVLLAVLRCHEELLKQPRPILENSTDGRWKYFQNCLGALDGTYIRVNVPEAEKSKYRTRKGEIAMNVLGVCSPDMQFIYVLPGWEGSAADSRVLRDAISQPNGLKVPQGHYYLCDAGYMNGEGFLTPYRSQRYHLSEWRNGAQPTTPKEFFNMKHSSARNVIERCFGLLKGRWAILREKSFYPVKTQGRIITACCLLHNHIRKEMAVDPLETNLGDLDSSNEVMFGDMITVVEPSDTWSRWRDDLAQQMFNTWRAGHH
- the LOC130734530 gene encoding uncharacterized protein LOC130734530 isoform X3, whose translation is MEGTTESQQSKKRQWTAEEDAVLVAGLLQLVDDGWKADANSFKPGYTKVLEKHLQTKIPDCKLKASPHIESRVKHIKKQYFAIKDMFGPSASGFGWDPTRNMIVVEREIYREWCKSHPVAVGLYGKPFPHFDSLDIVFGKDRATGTHAESPADAAFAMMKEFFPTEEGGEPEVNLNEDDNNNIESQFPEVPTYDNTQGARPMGLDASGSRGGRRGCKKAKQNDDISESLANSMSKFGEFYAGTVENINRLTSCFLPEKETADRRTQVYSMLREIEGLSNADVIKAAILITNNSNLSDCFFSVDTLEMKEEFVRYVLNNNGV